In one window of Lewinella sp. 4G2 DNA:
- a CDS encoding non-ribosomal peptide synthetase, which yields MKGAGYQELTKGQQVLWAGQQLAWGQPLYNMAFAFHLRGPLDVARFNGAFNQLCAASDAMRTVFTTVDGRPQQRVLPTAPRQLAILRAEDIDGNLEDYLRARTQTVFPLDRYAYDAAVIKVSEEEHIFFLNQHHLITDAWGISVQYRLLREFYLGAAAGAGLGGQVNKTSPPSYGGYLERERTRAQQEPSSYWAEQPNPGKPTLYGRRPQQTVTASNRTTVLLGAERQQKLEALLTQANIKHWTRDLTLFNVLATLVFAYLSRVVEEQTLTIGTPAHNRTNRKSQDTPGCFIEVLPLTVEVTPGRNFLSLLETVRTQTNAFLAEARPGLVTPDLLRSVGVILNYIHVKFGDFTEDISARTEWIHPGHADAAHQVRVQAYDFGNGDGLRLELDLNADIFPDGGDHVATEILALLDAFLEDPSRTIAAVPLADGSAMEAGPIRTEAPGLVPDLFSSRALSHPETLALDFAGGELSYGDLERQSEQLAHFLRGRVNGGNVAVHLPRGPELFVALFGCWKAGLAYLPVPASTPAQRGTTLLEQGEARFVLTVASLTEVTAGVGVPTLQLDTDWGLVSATRPTTDLPAVKATDPAYVMFTSGSTGTPKGVVISHGALANYVAYARETYVTVPAPAFPLFTMIGFDLTVTSLFTPLTCGGHVLIYEEPPAGQPDLALFRVLDDNRSDVIKLTPSHLALLSGRQYPEALVSTLIVGGENFRWGLAVETAQTFPAGVKIYNEYGPTEATVGCIVHQFDIGAPPQPSVPIGRAIPGTFAVILDEYGHPSPPGVSGELYLGGSGLAKAYYGDAERTAERFVHYAGVPGERLYRTGDVARRHRNGDLVFLGRADRQVKWRGFRIELNEVEAALATHPAVSNVAVEMVDARQTGMRKEAHYCTKCGLPANYPSAVFDEAGVCQLCLGFEDYQKQVQHYFRTKEDLRQLFTPQPSAGAAEYDCIMLLSGGKDSTYALGQLVQMGLKVLAFTLDNGYISQQALANVRRVAAALGVDCHVGSTPAMNAIFTDSLHRHCNVCNGCFKTIYTLSTQLALEKNIPYIVTGLSRGQFFETRLTEELFLNGNSGKDIDAAILEARKVYHQADDAVKQLLDTSMFDDAAVFDRVQFIDFYRYTDVTLDEMLRDLDERLPWDRPTDTGRSTNCLINQLGIYVHKKEKGYNNYAFPYSWDVRVGHKQRNAALEEINEEVDEREVKRMMREIGYSNAQENLENRHLVAYYTAEDGVSADELRRYLAERLPDYSLPSHFVAIPSMPLTPNGKVDRKALLAAEEIRGEVAVATYVAPEGEFEEMLAEIWGDVLNLEQISATEKFLDLGGHSLTAIRLAARIQDTFELEVPIPVVFSHPTIKEQAIYLESTIEALLAEMEVDE from the coding sequence ATGAAGGGAGCAGGGTACCAGGAGCTAACGAAGGGGCAGCAAGTCCTCTGGGCCGGCCAACAATTGGCCTGGGGCCAACCGCTGTACAATATGGCCTTCGCTTTTCACCTGCGTGGGCCGCTCGATGTCGCGCGGTTCAACGGAGCCTTCAATCAACTCTGCGCGGCTAGTGACGCCATGCGTACCGTTTTCACTACCGTAGACGGACGACCTCAGCAACGCGTTTTACCTACTGCGCCCCGGCAGTTAGCCATCTTGCGCGCTGAGGATATCGATGGGAACCTTGAGGACTACCTCCGGGCCCGTACTCAAACCGTTTTCCCCCTGGACCGCTACGCTTACGATGCTGCCGTAATTAAGGTGAGTGAGGAGGAACATATTTTCTTCCTGAACCAGCACCATCTCATTACGGACGCCTGGGGTATTTCGGTGCAGTACCGGCTGCTGCGCGAATTCTATCTGGGCGCTGCCGCAGGTGCCGGGTTAGGTGGGCAAGTAAATAAGACCAGCCCCCCCTCCTACGGAGGCTACCTGGAACGGGAACGGACACGCGCTCAGCAAGAACCATCCAGTTACTGGGCGGAGCAGCCTAACCCTGGTAAACCAACGCTGTACGGACGTAGGCCCCAACAAACAGTAACGGCCTCAAATCGCACGACTGTGTTACTCGGTGCGGAACGCCAGCAAAAGCTGGAAGCCCTCCTCACTCAAGCAAACATCAAACACTGGACACGGGACCTGACCCTGTTTAACGTACTGGCTACCCTGGTTTTCGCCTACCTGAGCCGGGTGGTCGAGGAGCAAACCCTCACCATCGGGACACCCGCCCATAACCGGACGAACCGAAAGAGCCAGGATACACCCGGCTGCTTCATTGAAGTGCTTCCCCTAACCGTGGAAGTAACACCGGGGCGGAATTTTCTCTCCTTATTGGAGACCGTCCGGACGCAGACGAACGCCTTCCTGGCGGAGGCCCGCCCCGGTCTCGTCACCCCCGATTTGCTGCGTTCGGTGGGAGTAATCCTGAATTACATCCACGTCAAGTTTGGGGACTTTACCGAAGACATCAGTGCCCGGACGGAATGGATCCACCCGGGCCACGCGGACGCCGCCCACCAGGTACGCGTCCAGGCCTACGACTTCGGGAACGGAGACGGACTACGGTTAGAACTGGACCTGAATGCGGACATTTTCCCCGATGGTGGTGACCACGTAGCCACGGAGATCCTGGCGTTGCTGGATGCCTTTCTGGAGGATCCTTCCCGAACGATCGCAGCAGTACCGCTAGCCGACGGCTCCGCAATGGAAGCAGGACCAATACGCACGGAGGCGCCGGGTTTGGTTCCGGATTTATTTTCGTCCCGTGCGCTATCCCATCCGGAGACGCTGGCCCTGGACTTTGCGGGTGGGGAATTGTCCTACGGAGATTTGGAGCGGCAGAGTGAGCAGTTGGCCCATTTCCTACGGGGGCGGGTAAACGGCGGAAACGTGGCCGTTCATTTGCCGCGGGGGCCGGAGTTGTTCGTCGCCTTGTTCGGATGCTGGAAGGCTGGTCTGGCTTACCTCCCGGTGCCGGCATCTACGCCAGCGCAAAGAGGAACTACGCTATTGGAGCAGGGAGAAGCTCGCTTCGTTCTGACCGTCGCATCCTTAACGGAGGTAACAGCCGGAGTTGGTGTCCCGACTCTCCAACTCGACACGGATTGGGGGCTAGTGAGTGCCACCAGGCCGACCACTGATTTACCCGCCGTAAAAGCTACTGACCCGGCTTACGTCATGTTCACCTCCGGCTCCACCGGAACGCCAAAAGGAGTGGTGATCAGCCACGGAGCGCTGGCGAATTACGTGGCCTACGCCCGGGAGACTTACGTTACAGTGCCGGCCCCGGCCTTCCCACTGTTTACGATGATTGGTTTTGACCTGACGGTCACCTCTCTGTTTACGCCGCTGACTTGCGGGGGGCACGTCCTCATCTACGAGGAGCCGCCCGCGGGGCAACCGGATCTGGCCTTATTCAGGGTGCTGGACGATAACCGGAGCGACGTCATCAAACTAACACCGAGCCACTTGGCCTTGCTGAGTGGGCGGCAGTACCCCGAGGCACTCGTTTCCACCCTGATTGTTGGGGGCGAAAACTTCCGTTGGGGCCTGGCCGTGGAAACTGCCCAAACCTTCCCGGCCGGCGTGAAGATCTATAATGAATACGGGCCGACGGAAGCTACCGTGGGCTGCATCGTCCATCAGTTCGATATTGGAGCGCCGCCCCAGCCATCCGTGCCGATCGGCCGTGCCATTCCCGGCACGTTTGCCGTTATCCTGGATGAATACGGCCACCCAAGTCCTCCCGGCGTAAGTGGTGAATTGTACCTGGGGGGAAGTGGCTTAGCCAAAGCATACTACGGAGATGCCGAACGAACGGCCGAACGCTTCGTGCACTATGCCGGTGTGCCGGGCGAGCGTTTGTACCGAACGGGAGACGTCGCCCGCCGCCACCGCAATGGTGACCTGGTCTTTCTCGGCCGGGCGGACCGCCAGGTAAAATGGCGGGGTTTCCGGATCGAGCTTAACGAAGTAGAAGCCGCGCTGGCCACTCACCCCGCTGTCAGTAACGTCGCCGTAGAAATGGTAGACGCCCGGCAGACGGGGATGCGGAAGGAAGCCCACTACTGTACAAAATGCGGGCTACCGGCCAACTACCCCAGTGCCGTCTTTGATGAAGCGGGAGTTTGTCAACTCTGCCTGGGTTTTGAGGACTACCAAAAACAGGTGCAGCACTATTTCCGCACCAAGGAGGACCTTCGGCAATTGTTTACCCCCCAGCCCAGTGCAGGCGCAGCGGAGTACGACTGTATCATGCTCCTGAGCGGTGGTAAGGACAGTACTTACGCCCTGGGGCAACTCGTACAAATGGGCCTCAAGGTGCTGGCCTTCACGCTGGATAACGGATACATCAGCCAGCAGGCCCTGGCGAACGTGCGGCGGGTAGCTGCTGCGCTCGGTGTGGATTGCCACGTCGGGAGCACTCCGGCGATGAACGCCATCTTCACGGATAGCCTGCACCGCCACTGTAACGTTTGCAACGGTTGCTTCAAAACGATCTATACTTTAAGTACTCAGTTAGCGCTGGAAAAAAACATCCCGTACATCGTGACGGGGCTTTCCCGCGGCCAGTTCTTCGAGACCCGGTTGACAGAGGAACTCTTTTTGAATGGTAACTCCGGCAAAGACATTGACGCTGCCATTCTGGAAGCCCGCAAAGTCTATCACCAGGCGGACGACGCCGTCAAGCAACTACTGGATACATCCATGTTTGACGACGCCGCCGTTTTTGACCGCGTTCAGTTCATCGATTTTTACCGCTATACCGACGTTACGCTGGACGAGATGCTCAGGGACCTCGACGAGCGTCTGCCCTGGGACCGGCCAACGGACACCGGCCGTTCTACCAACTGCTTGATCAACCAGTTAGGAATTTACGTCCACAAAAAGGAGAAGGGGTACAACAACTACGCCTTTCCCTACAGCTGGGACGTCCGCGTCGGCCACAAGCAACGGAATGCGGCCCTCGAAGAGATCAACGAAGAGGTTGACGAGCGGGAAGTCAAACGCATGATGCGGGAGATTGGCTATTCGAACGCCCAGGAGAACCTGGAGAACCGCCATCTCGTCGCGTACTACACTGCGGAAGATGGCGTCTCGGCCGATGAACTGCGGCGGTACCTAGCCGAACGGCTTCCGGATTATTCTCTGCCCAGCCATTTTGTGGCCATCCCTTCCATGCCCCTGACTCCCAACGGGAAGGTAGACCGTAAGGCCTTGTTGGCCGCGGAAGAGATCCGCGGTGAAGTGGCCGTCGCCACCTACGTTGCCCCGGAGGGAGAATTTGAAGAAATGCTGGCCGAGATCTGGGGAGACGTGCTCAATTTGGAACAAATCAGCGCTACCGAAAAATTCCTGGACCTGGGCGGACACTCCCTGACGGCCATCCGGTTAGCGGCCCGCATTCAGGACACTTTCGAATTGGAAGTGCCCATACCGGTAGTCTTCAGCCACCCAACCATAAAAGAACAAGCTATTTATCTGGAAAGCACCATTGAAGCCTTACTCGCTGAGATGGAAGTGGACGAATAA
- a CDS encoding acyl carrier protein, with the protein MQEDILQYLITEVLGEEPGYDLDVEDDLLGSGLVSSMGIFRVINFIEKTYGFKVPPGDMIIDNFISVAAISRYVENQRSAAR; encoded by the coding sequence ATGCAAGAAGACATTTTACAATACCTGATCACCGAAGTACTGGGCGAAGAACCCGGTTACGACCTTGACGTTGAGGACGACCTTCTGGGGAGTGGCCTCGTCAGTTCCATGGGCATCTTCCGCGTCATCAACTTTATTGAGAAAACCTACGGTTTCAAGGTACCTCCCGGTGATATGATCATCGATAACTTTATTTCCGTAGCCGCCATCAGCCGCTACGTCGAGAATCAGCGCAGCGCGGCACGATGA